ACGCCGTCCCCGTGCCCGCCCGTGCCGCGTATTCCCACTCCGCCGCGGAAGGCAGTCGAAAAGTCGCACGTCCCCCCGCCTTCTGGGTCAGCCACGCCGCGTAGGCCTCGGCATCGACGGCGCTGACGCAGACGACGGGGTGGTCGTCCTGCTGCGCGAAGCCAGGGTTCTCGAAATTCGCGTCCGGCC
The nucleotide sequence above comes from Longimicrobium sp.. Encoded proteins:
- a CDS encoding SUMF1/EgtB/PvdO family nonheme iron enzyme; the encoded protein is PDANFENPGFAQQDDHPVVCVSAVDAEAYAAWLTQKAGGRATFRLPSAAEWEYAARAGTGTAYFWGESLLLACAFANVNDLIRPAGIFDSRRIPMGGGT